The genomic region AAGAGTTCTTAGATTGTTCTGTGGTGTGTGGTCCCCTCTTTCTCCATGTTCCCCTAAAGCTTCTAGCTCTGTCAAACAATGTGCCACTATGACCATCCCCTGAAGAAGAGGATGGACAGGAAGAGCGGCTTCCTGCCGATGAGGCAGTTAGGGAATGGTCATGGGGTCCCATGGTGGGGAGACATGCCAAGAGGGAAACTGTCAACCCCGAGGGCTCAGGGCGCTCACAGTGATTCACACGAAGGCCAGACTTAGGGAAGCCAAGGAGAGGGCCCAGAGGCCCTCACTTACCCCCTCCCCAGGGGATGTGCTTAAAGTGCTAACATAGTAAGAAGGTGATGCATAGCTACATGCGGTCTTGGGTGCCCCTAGACTTCccatctccctcttctcctcctgaCTTGTGCTAATACCAGGCACTGGCACCACTGGGGGCCAGGTCAAGGAAGAAGTTTAGtgcccagtgaagaaatgggagaaGGTCCAACGTATAACCTATGATGCCcaagaggaggcacagagaagggcagagaggtatGCGGCAAAAGGGACTGGATCGTGCTTGGCCCTTCCCTTTGGGCCAGGGGTTGGTTCCTGTGCAAAGGGCAGTTTGGTTCCCGATAGCTCTCCGGGTCCTAAATTTTCCCTGAGGGAACAAAGCTGCATAGCaggggaaggaaactgaagacatgctgggccctccctctcccccacccggGCATGCCCCCATGCCAGCCGTACAAAGCGCTAAGGGTACTGGCGTGTGACACAGGGCAGGCCCAGACCACACTCGGCAGGCGCATGCCACAGTCAGATGCTGGATGACCTGCCAACACACCTGGATAAGAGCTCCACCCGCCTGCGCACAAGCATCAGTGAAAGCCCCCAACCTGAGTTAGAACAAGGGGCTAAGGTCCAGCTGGTGGCTCTGCCAAGGAGATCTGTGCCCTGAGGGCCAGATCCCAGTGAAAGGTGTCACGTGGATGACAGAGGGCACCCTAGCCAGAAGGGCGAGCAAAAGTGGTAGTGGCACGACCTGGCCACAGAGCCAGGCAGAGGCTgccttggaggaggaggaggagggggcccaGGAGCCAAGAGGGCACCCCCGCCCCCAATTTCGCCCGGCTCAGAGCCAGATCTCATCACTGCTCACACTGGACACTCGATAGATATAGCCCAGCATTGGGAGCCGGATGAAACCTGCAAGGTCAAAGATGCCGTGAGTCTCAGTAAGCCTCACTGCCTGGAAGCTTGGAGACCCAGAGGCCTCTGGCATAAGCAcaagggctggggaggagaggaggggggccGTGGGCCCATGCCCCTGTACCTCGGCTGGTAAGGAGGCCACCAGGCTCCGGGTCCAGCAGCTCCGGCCGGCTGctgctctgagccatctgccggTCTGCTGGTTTCTCTGTTGGGTGACAAACGGGGTGGTGCCCACGATGAGGAGTGTGCCTGACAAGGCCTAGCCCCTCCTAGTACCACGGTCTCTCTTTTCCTCCGAAGCACCTCTGAAGATAAAGCGGGGACAGACAAAGGGTGTACCTCTGGAATCCGGAGTGAGGTCGTTGAGCTGAAGGTTGGACGGGAGGGACATGTTCTCCCGTGGCAGGCGCacgttgttgagttttaagttgTTGGAGTCACTACAGGGTGGACAGAGCCCGGGGTATGCCCTAGCTCCAGCAGGCGCAGATTCCTGCTTGGGGGCCCATTCCAGAACTAGGGAGAACCCCGGGTTTCCAACCGTCCCCGTGCCGCATCTCAGTTCAGctcagccagccagccccaggaAGAGTTACCTAGAGATCAGAGATGGGCGCcgggaggggcctggggagaaAGAAACCACACACTTTCTCAGGGTGCCTACTCACTCTGGGCTCTTCCCCGATGCCCTTTCAGACCCAGGACCCCCAGGACCCCCAGGCAAGGATCTCGCCAATGCCCAGCCTCTGGGACAGACTGGGTTCCCAGTGCTCAGCCCTGAGTTGCATCTGGTTTTACACATGGCCATGCCCAGGGAGACCCTTTCTGCCGCTCGTCAGAGAGGACTTGCTCTGCCTAGCCCCACATGCTGCCCTCGctgctcctccttctccctgcccctcagccatcttctctctgcccagccccctccccctcctggctCTGGACCTACCTTtggtcttcttctctttcctgcagACCAGGCAGGCCACCAAGGTGCTGAACCCCACCAGCGTGCCCAGGGCAAGCCCTCCCGCCACAACGATGCCCAGCAGCGGCACTTCCACTCGGGTGGCCAGGAGCCCTGCAAGTTGTCCTCTGGTTAGGTTCTAAGTGGGCGGGGTCCCCAACTCTGAGACGCTACAGGTGCCACTCAGTGCTCCTTGCCCAAGGTGGGCGGCACAGCTCGTTCACGAGACTCACCCGAAGGGCAACTAGTCGTCCCATTTATGTACCGTGATCCTGCACCCACCTGAGGCTTTGCCGGGCCAGTCGCTGGCAGTGCTCACCCGGGGCCGGAAGCGAGGCGCTGGTGACACCCACGTCGTTGGCGGCCACCACGGACAGGTTGTGCGCCAGGCTGCGGAGCTGCAGCTGCACTGTGTGGTTAGTGAGCCAAGGGTAGCTCTGGGCATCCAGCACCAGGAAGTCAGAGGCGTTGACAGTCACCGGCCCATCCTGGTCGATCCAGGTCACGTTGGCAGGTGGGTTGGCACGCACCAGGGCAAAAAGGACAACCAGGAGGCCTGGGCCCTGAGCTTCCTGGTACTTGGCCCCAACCTGGGCAATCTCTGGTTTAACTGGTACAAAGCAGAAGCCAACATATTCTCACCACACCTCTCGTACTCCTTGCCCACTCTTCCCAAACCCAGGAGCGAGCCGGGGGCCTCGACCTCTCCTTTAAAAGGCTCTGGGAAACAGGATGGTTGGGTCTCCCTGAGAGGCAGCACGTCATAGTGACCAGCAGTAGAAACACAAGAACCAAGCTGCCTGCAttcgaatcctggctctgcttATGAGCCGTAGGACTTAACCAATCTgtggctcagttttctcacttgtgAAACGGGGATAACAGTAACAATCACCTCATAGGATTACCCTGAGGATGATGTGAGTTCATATCTGCAAAGTACGTGTGTGTTAAATGCTCTATCAGACCACCTGCCTGGTGGCTGTTGGGGGTCCCAGGGCAGAGAACCTCTCTCCTTGCCCATCTCAGAGGCACTCACATTGCACATTGAGGATGACCGAGGCATTGGCTGACCGGCCACTGCCCGGGTCCTGCAAGGAGCAGTTGAGCTCATGCTGGGCCCTCTGGGCAGTAACAGTGAAGGTGCTGGTGCCTCCAGAGAAGGCCTCTCCGCCCACGCTCAGCAGTCTTGAGGTGCTGGCCTCCTGCAGTTGTCCATCCAGGTACCAGGCCAGTCGGGGGGTCCCAGGCCCCCCTGCCACCCGGCAGGTGAAGGCGTGGCGTTCGTTTTCTCGAAGTGCCCGCTCGGCCCAGGTCTGACCATCAATCTGTGGTGCCAATTCCCCCCAACCTGGAACACAGCAGGGAGTTGTGGGGAGAGCTGGGAGAAGGTCGGCACTGGGGTACTGGCCTGTGACCAGCACGACATCCGCTTACAGAGGGGCAGAGGACCAGGGGCCAGTGCACTTGGTTAGGTTCGCTCACCAGGAATTGGCTGGAccctggggaggtgggtgaggggaagcCAGCTCTGGTCCCCGTGGCCTGAAGCGGGTTCCCAAACCCAAAGTGCAGacaaagaggggaaagagggggGTTGCCCCCAGAAGTCCTCGGCCAAGGGGTAAACGGGGGTGTGTACCTGAGCTCAGAAGGGCTGGCAGGAGCAGCAGTGTATGCGGGAGGGCAGCTGGGCCTGGGGGCAGCGCCATGGTGGCTCGGGCCTGGGCCCCAGGCTGCCGAGAGAAGGGGGCGGGCCTCGACGTTAGCCAGGTGACCGCACGCAGGCTCGGTAATTCCTCCGGGAATTTACTctccagaaacaaaaataaaccgtGCACCAACACACAAATAGAGCCTGACCCGCAGCGGCGAAGACGAGGACGCGAACAGCCCAGCGCCAAGGCCGGAGCCGACCCAGTGGCTACCAACCCACCTTGCGGGCTCAGAACCCGGCGCCGCCCCCAAGGCACCATCAAGCGCCGGCTCGCGGACGCAGAAACCGCGCGCCACCGCGCAGCCCGCACTGGGCGGCTCGCGCGCACGCGCACAGGCGGACACGCGGcgcagtgcccctcccccaaggggACCGTCCTCCGgacccctctctcccactcccctttacccTCCCTTCCGTGCCCCCACGCCCCCTCTACCACCCTCCGGGGACCAGGCGGAAGCGGGCCGGCACGGCGGAGGTCCGGGCGGCGGGGGTCCCACGACAGCTCCGCCCCGCCGCCCCAGGCGGCTCACCTGGCGCCCTCCCCACGCTCCTTCCGAGCTACTGCTCCGGTCTGCGGGGCGCTGCAGTCcgcggcggggccgggcggggccaGGCGGGGCCAATCAACGCCCGAGCACGCCCACCCGCCCCCTCTccttcccgccccgccccgcccagctCCCCGGACCCCGGCCGACCACGAAGTGCCCTGCCGCTGCGGGGCCGGCGGCTGGACGCAGACACGGACGCGAGTGGGAGAGAGCCGGCAGCTTTATTGGGTCGTCTCAGCGGCCGTTGCGGGGCGCGCGCAGCTGCCGCATCATGTCGGCCAGCATGCGGTTGCACAGCGCGGCGTAGGGGTTGAGCAGCACCAGCTGGCGCCGCGCGAACGGGCTGCCCAGCCGCGCCGCCCGCTCGAAGTCCCTGCGGGCGTCGTCGTCCCGGCCCTGCAGCCGCGCCAGGAGCCCGCGCTGCACGAAGCCCTGGCGGGCGGCGCGACCCCGGCCGCCGCTCAGCGCCACAGCGCGTTCCAGGTCCTCCAGGGCGCCTGCGGGACGGAAGGCGGTCAGAACCGAGGCCCCGGGGCAGGGCCACCCAACACCCGCCTGCCCTTGCTCCTCGTCACACGTGCACACTGGAGGAGTTGGCCACACTTGCCCCCGGGCCGCACAGCCAGTTTAGTGACAGAGCTGAGACTGTGGTCCCTATCACCTTTCACCATCGAATACACCAAAACGTGAAGGGTGCTGGGACGATTTTGAATGGTCACTATGGTCATGAATCTGGCTCATTGTCCAGCAGAAGCAGGCCGTTTTTTCCAGTCATAGGCCATTAAGTATCTACCACGTGCCAGGTGGCTGAGTCTGAATCTCAAAGTCCAAAAAATGTATCATGTACTGACAAGCATTTCTTACAAGTATAATaaaatccatttctctttcttttccttttgaaggcATTCCTCTCCCCTTATTCAGTGTAtgctttaaaacaactttttcctggggcacttgggtgcttCAGCAGGTTAAGCAGccggtttgggctcaggtcatgatctcatggttcatgagttcgagccccgcgtcgggctctgtgctgacagctcagagcctggagcctgtttcagattctgtgtctccctctctctgaccctccccgttcatgctctctctctgtctcaaaaataaataaacgtttaaaaaaaatttaaaaaaaagtaaatacacattaaaaaaacgtaTGTTTAAAACAGCTTCTCCCTCACCTGTTCTCCCTGCTGACTGCCTTTCCTCATTCTTTGTCTCCATgatcttccttattttctatCTATTTTCATTAAAGGAGGTCTTGGAGTCAGGGCTGGCCCCGCACATTGTCATGTCTATCCTTCTCATGAAATACTCGGATTGGGCATTAAACTCTGAATTCAAACTCAGGCAGCTGTTGGTATTTTAGGGCCCAGCTGCAGTTTTTCTGGGCTCTGCCCAGGTCACTCATGCTCTCTAGTCTAAAGAGCTGTCAGGGCGCCTGAGAAGCTCCAGCATCACCCTACAGAGAGGCTGATCTCTGTCCAGTCTCTGTGTGTTTTGATCCCAGAACCCAGCGAGGGCTAGGCTGCCCAGGCCACCCAGATGGTTAAGAAGCTCtctgatcggggcgcctgggtggctcagtcggttgagcatccgacttcggctcaggtcatgatctcacggtccgtgggttcgagccccgcgtcgggctctgtgctgacagctcggagcctggagcctgcttcggattctgtgtccccctctctctgtgccccgtccccgctcatgctctgtctctctctctctccctcaagaataaataaaacattaaaaaaaattaaaaaaaaaaaaaaaaagaagctctctGATCACAGAAACTCTCTGATCATAGCGTTTCTGGGTTTCCCTTGGAGGAGCCGGTCTGGAGGAGTGGAAAGCCTTTTCCAGGCAGCATCACCTCTGTTCCTCTCTGGGCTTTTTATCTACAGACTGTCCTCAGCTGCTTTTACAGCCCCACTCAGCCCCCTCCTGCCAAAGCCAGGCAACCAAGCCTGGAGAAGGGGTCCTTGGTTCCCCCCACTGTTCCCAGAATGTTCAAAACCCTTCAGGCTGGCGTTCCTGGCTGCAGGAGCACCTCAACCACCGTGACAGTTTTCTGTGGTTTACACCTTCAGTCTGCCCTCCGGTCTCCAGCACGGCCTTCTCTGTCCCATTGTCCCCCTTCCAGTCAGAGTTGCCCAAGGGCAGCAGGTTCAATCCAGTCACTCCCCAGTTAAAATCCTTTTAATGATTCCCCATGTGTTCAAGACACAGTCCAACCTGCCTAACGTTGCCATCAGGCCCCTGTTTACTTCTCCAGGCTCTACTCCACCCTCCCACCACTCCCCATTCCAGCCAGCCTGGAGTTCTGAAGTTCTCTGTACTTTTCCATGCCTTCTGGGTCTCTACCTGCCTGTACCTTCTCCCACTTCCTCTCCTCCATCCAGCTGCAGCCTCTTCACCCTTTCAAACTCGCCCCtggcggcagggggtggggggtgaggggtggggggcagacccTGTGCTGAACCTTCTCAGCTTGTCTCTTGGTTGTGGGTCTGTCCCACCCCTCGGACCGTGAGCTTCTTGAGAAGCAGTAGCACAGGGGCATTAAGAGCACAGACCTTGGAGACCCACCACCTGCTTCAAACCCCAATTCTGCCacagtcttcttcttcttctataaaaGGGAGGTGCCAATAGCACACAGCTTTGGGGGTTGTTGTGAAGTTACACGGAAAGTGCCAGACACCCGGCACGGAGTAGGAGTAGTTCCTGTGGGTGGTCTATCTCTCCTCTTTGTCCTAGCCCACCACTACAACAGTAGACtctcattaaatgtttgttaCATAAACGAATGGAATGCGATCTCTTTGACCTTCCCAATAGCCCCCAAGAGACTAGCAGGGCCCATGAGATAGCTCTTATAGGTAAGAACATAGGTTCCAGAACAGTCCCAGCCTCCAGGCCCCAGTCCCACAACCACTCCATCTCTGGTCTGTGGACCCCAGGGTCCCTTCTGTGGAAGTTCCAGGACATCTCCCCTCACCTGCCACGTCTCCTTGGAGTCGGCGGGCCTGGGCTCGGTTGTTGTAGGCGGAGGCCCGCTCAGGCAGCAGGCTGATGGCTTGGCCAAACCTCTCCAGGGCCGTGCCGAGGTCGCCAGCCTCCGCTGCCATCACCCCTTGCAGCTCCAGGGCCTTGGATTGCTCCAACTGTGCTCGAGGGAAAACTCCATCTGTGTCAGGAagggaacagggaagggacaggtgtGCAGCTGGGAGCAAGAAGCAAAAGCCAGCTCGAGCTTTGGAAAGCCGGGACCTGAGCCAGAGGGGTTGGCTGGGACGTAGGACTGGCTCAGGGCTTGGCTGGGAACGGTGTGGAACCCTGAATGCCTGCTGAGGCTGTGCATGTCGAGGTCAGAAACGTTGAGcagagcccctccccaccccttccatcCTGTGGGGAGTGAAATGCCCCTGTTATGACAAAGATGTGAAAGTTTAGCACCTCCCCGCGGCCCCAGTACAGTTGAGCTTGGATTATGGGGTGGACTAAGTGGTGAGGGAAGGTCAGAGGCGTGAGGGCTGAAGGACAAATCCTGGCTTTCTCCTTTTGGCGGAGAAACTCTTGCCGAGCCCCCAACCTGTGCACCAACGATCAGTAGACCTCGGATTCCAACCTCAACCGTCATTCAAGGGTCACGGAACAAGGGGCCTTGTGAGACTACCGTCCTCTGCCACCAGAGGAACACTGCCGTCCAAAGTCGAACTCACCTTcgtctccttcttccttctccacttcctctccCACGTCCAACCCAACAAGGTCTCCGAATGGGGTGTCAGGGTTGAAGATGGCCTGCAGCACTGCCTGATCATTGGGAGTCCCCATGGTGCTGGTGCCCCACTCCCAACTCCGAGGTGACTCAGGATGGAGGCAGGGGGGAAGGGGGCTGAGCCTCACAGCCAGCTCATCTGGAGGGCAGAGGTTCTGTTTGAGGTCCATCCCCCATGAGGAGTGTCTTGCAGTCCTTGGCTGTAACGTAAACCCAACCTCATTTGGCCTGGGGTTAGCAACTCTGGCttggcaaaatatttaaaaatgtttcttaactCCCTACCCCGGTCCTAGGGGGAACGAACAGAGTAAATAAATCCAATTTCTGCCTTAAGGTGGAGTGAGAGGGGGTGCTTCCTGAAATGCCTTCATTTTATTACATTCATAGATTGGGAGGAAGTCATTAGAAGCCCTCTTGATCGCCCCGtggctttacaaaaaaaaaaaaaaaaaaaaaagaaaaggggctaTGCAGGAGATAAAGCTCTTCCTTTGTCCTCTTTATGCCCTCGTCATACCCAGGATTAATTAGGTCCCGAACACACACCGTTgatgagggagggaagaaaacacCGTTCAGGGTCAGTGTGGAGTGGGGCCCGGTGCCCGGAGGAAGGCGAGGCAGAGAGATTCAAGGATTCCACCTTAAAAGAAAGGACTGTGGAAGGTACTTTGCAGTCAGGTCCCAGGCCACTAGCTGCTCCGGTTCCTCCACCCCACCCAAAGCCAAAAGAAAGTTTGATCGTGTGCAGCAATAAACTTGACATGTTTATTAATTAAACtatcacttaaataaaaaaaagtgcatagaaaataaacatgtttaaaaactccttttttttttttttacaactatgTACACTTTTTACTTTTACATTCAGTCTTTCGTAGAGAGCTttcagcattattattttttgaactaTTAAAGTATTTTCCTTCATCCCTGTCACAGGGAGTTAACACTGATGGACTttagacattttttcctttttttttttttttttttttttttctttttctctaaccAGAAGCTTGGaagaacacaaggaaaaaaaccaaaagatcTGTTATACATGATAAAGTTGTCAAGAAATGTCTTATTTCTAGAAAAGAAGCTTGTCATCTGTTGAGCTTTTGAAACAATTATTCAACTACCTGTATTTACTAAAGAGACTGTTAAAAGTTCAATAAAAGAAACACCACAAGTCTATTTTCTTGGTTGAAAGACAGAACTAGAGTACCTCGGAACAAGATACCAGGAAAGCACAGAACACAATTTTCCCCTAAATGCAGGTGGTAACCCCAACATTCATAACCAAAAATAGAGAAACGAGGAGTACAGGTACTGACTGGCAACATTCACGGGCAGAAAAAATCCAGGTGACATCATTTCTGCATTCCTCTCTGATCCTAGGAATGGGTCGTTCCCCGGTCCCTTTATGGTTTGGGTCTCCCCCCAGGTTCGGAGGATCAGAGGAGCGCCAGACCGACACTTTCCTGCCACTACTATAGCAACTGTAACACAATCCTTATCTATAGtgttaagagaattaaaagccATGGACTGAACTAGGCTTTGTTACATGGTGCAATACTATATTAGTtcctatatatatcatatttatatttatttgaaaaccaaaacaaaacaagttgcaAGTTTTCAGAGTGTGAGACTTGACTGGTATTCGTGATTCGGCACAAAACCATCTGCTCGATAACCTTGTATTgctttaaaatgaaggaaatgcaaCATAAAATTACACCCAGCCCTTTGCAATGACCcgcttttcctttaaaaagaaaaagaaaaaaaaaaaaaaacaaaaaaaaaaccaaaaccaagaaaaaccCAAACTcgatttctagtttaaaaaaaaaaaaaaaaaaatcccaaatcaaACTTAAAAGTTAACATCTGACAAGGTTTTGACCTTTAGTATTTTCAGATATTTGATTGAACGTCAGTCCTTTAGAAAGATACattcattaaaagatttttttttgttttttgttttttgtggttttttttgtgttttttattttgtttttatgttgttgttgttgttgtattttttaaatcaagggaGCTGCATGGTGCTCACTGCATtggccggggaggggaggggaggggtgaggtggggtgggggggccgggagggggttGACAGAGGCAAGCGGGGTGGCGGACCGTATCCCGGCAAAGGAGTCTGGTTGAAATCTTCCATCTAGCTGCCAGGGCTTCCCCCTGAATTCTGGTGATTGGTCTAAAACCAGGAGGGCTGTGCTGGAGGTGGTGGACGGTAACAGAGGGAGCCAGGGGACCAAGTTCCGGCCATAGGGTCAGCGCCATGCAGCTGTTCTGGTCACACAGTTGTCACTGGCCACCAGGAAATGCAGCCACAACAGGTTCTAGCAGCAAAGCTGTAAGGGAGCTGGCTCTCTCACTGAGAACTGACCAGGTTTGCAGCTGTGTTACTCCTTAGGGATTCGGGATGCCCCTTGGGGGGTTCCTGGGAATGACTCACCACAGTTCCTCGGTCTGCACTTTTGTGCGGAGATTCCCTTGGTCACTTTCAAAACAAACTCGGGTGTTTGTGGAGACAGATAGGccgtgttttgtttttgtttttttttgccttctttccctcttgtAGGGAAACCTTAGCTTATTCCCCAAGTTGCTGGCAGGTATGCTGAATTTTGGCAATGGACTCGAGGCTGAGCTAGAAGAGGAATTACTCGTTTCTATGGTTGACGGGGAGTGAAAAGGCAAGGCAAACCATCTGCAGCTGGCAAGAGAAGGAAAGATGTGGTCCCTCCTCTGGCCTCAGGGTTTGGGATTGGTAGAAAGAGAACGAGGAGGGGGCTCACAGTACAGCATGGCCTAGCAGGGCAGTGACTAGGTCTATTTAGCTGagtctcccccaacccctgactGGCCTTTGGGTCTTTCTCAAGGTGAATTCACGACCCATCAGTGCATTAATCGTTTCAGTAACAAATGCagcttaaggtttttttttttttttcttaaaaaaaaaaaaaaaaaagaaaaaagaaaaaaaaggagtaaaaggaTTTACAAAAAAACCTCACACAGTGCAATAATAAAGGAAACCAGACACTAGTGGGACCCCTAGGGCCACCGTATCTTGTTCACGggcaaaggaggaagggaggcgaGGTCTGGGTAGAGTGTTTTTCCCCAGTCCCCTGCTGGCACTTCTCCACGATGACAAGGAAGTCTCTGCCATCCTGGCCACAGTGCTGGGCTCCCTGCATGACAGCGAACACAG from Panthera uncia isolate 11264 chromosome D1, Puncia_PCG_1.0, whole genome shotgun sequence harbors:
- the TMEM25 gene encoding transmembrane protein 25 isoform X3, whose product is MVPWGRRRVLSPQGGLVATGSAPALALGCSRPRLRRCGSGSICVLVHGLFLFLESKFPEELPSLRAVTWLTSRPAPFSRQPGAQARATMALPPGPAALPHTLLLLPALLSSGWGELAPQIDGQTWAERALRENERHAFTCRVAGGPGTPRLAWYLDGQLQEASTSRLLSVGGEAFSGGTSTFTVTAQRAQHELNCSLQDPGSGRSANASVILNVQFKPEIAQVGAKYQEAQGPGLLVVLFALVRANPPANVTWIDQDGPVTVNASDFLVLDAQSYPWLTNHTVQLQLRSLAHNLSVVAANDVGVTSASLPAPGEHCQRLARQSLRAPGHPSGSAAAGHRCGGRACPGHAGGVQHLGGLPGLQEREEDQRPLPAPISDL
- the TMEM25 gene encoding transmembrane protein 25 isoform X1, with the translated sequence MVPWGRRRVLSPQGGLVATGSAPALALGCSRPRLRRCGSGSICVLVHGLFLFLESKFPEELPSLRAVTWLTSRPAPFSRQPGAQARATMALPPGPAALPHTLLLLPALLSSGWGELAPQIDGQTWAERALRENERHAFTCRVAGGPGTPRLAWYLDGQLQEASTSRLLSVGGEAFSGGTSTFTVTAQRAQHELNCSLQDPGSGRSANASVILNVQFKPEIAQVGAKYQEAQGPGLLVVLFALVRANPPANVTWIDQDGPVTVNASDFLVLDAQSYPWLTNHTVQLQLRSLAHNLSVVAANDVGVTSASLPAPGLLATRVEVPLLGIVVAGGLALGTLVGFSTLVACLVCRKEKKTKGPSRRPSLISSDSNNLKLNNVRLPRENMSLPSNLQLNDLTPDSREKPADRQMAQSSSRPELLDPEPGGLLTSRGTGAWAHGPPPLLPSPCAYARGLWVSKLPGSEAY
- the TMEM25 gene encoding transmembrane protein 25 isoform X2 gives rise to the protein MVPWGRRRVLSPQGGLVATGSAPALALGCSRPRLRRCGSGSICVLVHGLFLFLESKFPEELPSLRAVTWLTSRPAPFSRQPGAQARATMALPPGPAALPHTLLLLPALLSSGWGELAPQIDGQTWAERALRENERHAFTCRVAGGPGTPRLAWYLDGQLQEASTSRLLSVGGEAFSGGTSTFTVTAQRAQHELNCSLQDPGSGRSANASVILNVQFKPEIAQVGAKYQEAQGPGLLVVLFALVRANPPANVTWIDQDGPVTVNASDFLVLDAQSYPWLTNHTVQLQLRSLAHNLSVVAANDVGVTSASLPAPGLLATRVEVPLLGIVVAGGLALGTLVGFSTLVACLVCRKEKKTKGPSRRPSLISSDSNNLKLNNVRLPRENMSLPSNLQLNDLTPDSREKPADRQMAQSSSRPELLDPEPGGLLTSRGFIRLPMLGYIYRVSSVSSDEIWL
- the TTC36 gene encoding tetratricopeptide repeat protein 36, with the protein product MGTPNDQAVLQAIFNPDTPFGDLVGLDVGEEVEKEEGDEDGVFPRAQLEQSKALELQGVMAAEAGDLGTALERFGQAISLLPERASAYNNRAQARRLQGDVAGALEDLERAVALSGGRGRAARQGFVQRGLLARLQGRDDDARRDFERAARLGSPFARRQLVLLNPYAALCNRMLADMMRQLRAPRNGR
- the TMEM25 gene encoding transmembrane protein 25 isoform X4 yields the protein MALPPGPAALPHTLLLLPALLSSGWGELAPQIDGQTWAERALRENERHAFTCRVAGGPGTPRLAWYLDGQLQEASTSRLLSVGGEAFSGGTSTFTVTAQRAQHELNCSLQDPGSGRSANASVILNVQFKPEIAQVGAKYQEAQGPGLLVVLFALVRANPPANVTWIDQDGPVTVNASDFLVLDAQSYPWLTNHTVQLQLRSLAHNLSVVAANDVGVTSASLPAPGLLATRVEVPLLGIVVAGGLALGTLVGFSTLVACLVCRKEKKTKGPSRRPSLISSDSNNLKLNNVRLPRENMSLPSNLQLNDLTPDSREKPADRQMAQSSSRPELLDPEPGGLLTSRGTGAWAHGPPPLLPSPCAYARGLWVSKLPGSEAY